One region of Chryseobacterium sp. SORGH_AS_0447 genomic DNA includes:
- a CDS encoding TonB-dependent receptor yields the protein MIKKAGSIFFLGTLFFVQAQEKQTDIETIEVQGKLFSTPYKSANQNITIITREDIVNSPAKSIDEILQQVPGMDIRRRGANGVQSDIGFRGSSFEQVLLLLNGIRMNDSQTGHNSMNLPVDLDDVERIEVVKGPAARRFGQNAYAGVINVITKTNPGKRVKISAEAGDFGNYGLGLNAQLGNEKFSNSLQANSASSQGYIYNTDYEIRNVFYQSKLNIKDGDLRLQAGFSEKKFGANGFYASTIGNGTV from the coding sequence ATGATTAAAAAAGCAGGGAGCATCTTCTTCCTCGGAACTTTGTTTTTCGTGCAGGCGCAAGAAAAGCAAACTGATATTGAAACTATTGAAGTTCAGGGAAAGCTTTTTTCCACTCCTTACAAAAGTGCCAACCAGAATATTACCATCATTACCAGAGAGGACATTGTAAATTCCCCTGCAAAAAGCATTGATGAAATCCTTCAGCAGGTTCCGGGGATGGACATCAGGAGGAGAGGAGCGAACGGGGTGCAAAGTGATATAGGTTTCCGTGGAAGTTCTTTCGAACAGGTACTGCTGCTGTTGAATGGAATCAGAATGAACGATTCGCAGACCGGGCACAATTCCATGAACCTACCGGTAGATCTTGATGATGTGGAAAGAATTGAGGTAGTTAAAGGTCCTGCTGCACGACGTTTCGGACAAAATGCCTATGCCGGGGTCATCAACGTGATTACAAAAACAAATCCAGGAAAAAGAGTGAAGATAAGCGCCGAAGCCGGAGATTTTGGAAATTACGGACTTGGATTAAACGCTCAGCTTGGAAATGAAAAGTTCTCCAACTCCTTACAGGCGAATTCTGCAAGTTCGCAGGGATATATCTACAATACGGATTATGAGATCCGGAATGTCTTTTACCAAAGTAAACTGAATATCAAGGATGGGGATCTCAGACTGCAGGCAGGTTTTTCGGAGAAAAAATTTGGAGCCAACGGGTTTTACGCGTCCACAATCGGCAACGGAACAGTATGA
- a CDS encoding TonB-dependent receptor, translated as MEPTGFTRPQSATEQYEETQASVVSIAHQQKFGNLKLNSNVYWRRGQDMYLFNRAKPEIYRNMHIGNNAGGEVNSTYEWGLGTTGLGVELRKEFLVSNNLGNRNRFVSQVFFEHHFSLLDKKLNISPGISWANYSKEGNFFYPGLDVGYSFNQNNKIYGNIAKVHRVPTFTDLYYTSKTERGNQELQPENAVYSEIGYQYQTRNILVKASGFLRDTHNAIDWTKISESDAFWSAQNIGDTTIKGIEAEVNHRLNDWLKYTIGYTYLDNKINQPSTFLARYALDNLRHQFIAKLETIFLKNFTNEVVYRYNERLNNGSYNLIDEKLSFVKKDFSVYVLINNLTNTSYTETFGVQMPQRWFHLGFSYNINIK; from the coding sequence TTGGAGCCAACGGGTTTTACGCGTCCACAATCGGCAACGGAACAGTATGAAGAGACGCAGGCTTCTGTAGTAAGCATTGCCCACCAGCAAAAGTTTGGGAATCTGAAACTAAATTCAAATGTTTACTGGAGAAGAGGACAGGATATGTACCTTTTCAACAGAGCAAAACCGGAAATATATCGGAATATGCACATCGGCAACAATGCAGGCGGAGAAGTGAACTCCACTTATGAATGGGGATTAGGTACAACCGGGCTTGGAGTGGAGCTGCGAAAAGAATTCTTGGTAAGCAATAATTTAGGAAACAGGAACCGCTTTGTTTCGCAGGTATTCTTTGAGCATCATTTTTCTCTATTGGATAAAAAACTGAACATCAGCCCGGGAATTTCATGGGCCAATTATTCCAAAGAAGGAAACTTTTTCTACCCGGGGCTTGACGTAGGATATAGCTTTAACCAAAACAATAAAATCTACGGTAATATTGCAAAAGTACACCGTGTTCCTACTTTTACAGACCTGTACTACACAAGTAAAACAGAACGTGGAAATCAGGAACTGCAACCTGAAAATGCGGTTTATTCGGAAATTGGATACCAGTATCAGACAAGAAATATCTTGGTGAAGGCGAGCGGATTCCTGAGAGATACCCACAATGCCATCGACTGGACAAAAATCAGTGAGAGTGATGCCTTCTGGTCTGCCCAGAATATCGGCGATACCACCATCAAAGGAATCGAGGCCGAAGTAAATCACCGCCTGAACGACTGGCTGAAATATACGATCGGATATACTTATCTGGATAATAAAATAAATCAGCCGTCTACTTTTTTAGCAAGATATGCCCTGGATAATTTAAGGCATCAGTTTATTGCTAAATTAGAAACCATTTTCCTGAAAAACTTTACCAATGAAGTAGTTTATCGTTACAACGAAAGACTTAACAACGGAAGCTATAATCTGATTGATGAAAAATTAAGTTTCGTTAAAAAAGATTTTTCAGTGTATGTGTTGATCAATAATCTTACAAATACTTCATATACAGAAACTTTTGGGGTCCAAATGCCGCAAAGATGGTTTCATTTAGGGTTTTCATATAATATCAATATTAAGTAA
- a CDS encoding acetyl-CoA C-acyltransferase has protein sequence MSKTAYIVKGFRTAVGKAPKGSLRFTRPDVMAATVIEKLMAELPQLDKNRVDDLIVGNAMPEAEQGLNVARLISLMGLNTDKVPGVTVNRYCASGSEAIAIASAKIQAGMADCIIAGGTESMSYIPMGGYKPVPETDIAKTNPDYYWGMGYTAEEVAKQYNITREEQDAFAFDSHRKALKANQEGRFASQIVPIPVEYTFLDENQKIQTKKFDFAIDEGPRADTSLEGLAKLKPVFANGGSVTAGNSSQMSDGAAFVVVMSEEMVKELGLQPEARLVSYAAAGLEPRIMGMGPLYAIPKALKQAGLELKDIELIEMNEAFASQSVAIKKELDFNPDILNVNGGAIALGHPLGCTGTKLTVQLLDEMRKRGNKYGLVTMCVGTGQGAASVFELL, from the coding sequence ATGTCAAAAACAGCATATATAGTAAAAGGGTTCAGAACGGCCGTTGGAAAAGCACCAAAGGGAAGTTTACGATTTACAAGACCCGATGTAATGGCAGCCACAGTTATTGAAAAACTAATGGCCGAACTTCCGCAATTGGATAAAAACAGGGTTGACGATCTGATCGTAGGAAATGCGATGCCGGAAGCCGAACAGGGATTAAATGTAGCGCGTCTTATTTCCCTGATGGGGTTAAACACTGACAAAGTTCCTGGCGTAACGGTAAACCGGTACTGCGCATCCGGAAGCGAGGCGATTGCTATTGCTTCTGCAAAAATCCAGGCGGGTATGGCCGACTGCATTATCGCCGGTGGTACAGAATCCATGTCTTATATTCCGATGGGCGGTTATAAGCCGGTACCGGAAACGGATATTGCCAAAACAAATCCCGATTATTACTGGGGAATGGGTTATACGGCTGAGGAAGTGGCCAAGCAATACAATATTACGAGAGAAGAACAGGACGCGTTTGCTTTTGACTCTCATAGAAAAGCTTTAAAAGCGAATCAGGAAGGCCGTTTTGCAAGCCAGATTGTTCCGATCCCGGTTGAATATACATTTCTGGATGAAAACCAGAAAATACAGACGAAAAAATTCGACTTTGCAATAGACGAAGGCCCAAGAGCAGATACTTCACTGGAAGGACTGGCGAAATTAAAGCCTGTTTTTGCCAACGGAGGCAGCGTAACCGCAGGGAATTCATCGCAGATGAGTGACGGAGCAGCTTTCGTGGTGGTTATGAGTGAAGAGATGGTAAAAGAATTAGGTTTACAGCCGGAGGCCCGATTGGTTTCTTATGCAGCAGCGGGTCTGGAGCCGAGAATTATGGGAATGGGACCGCTTTATGCAATTCCAAAAGCCTTAAAACAGGCAGGACTCGAGCTTAAAGATATTGAGCTGATTGAAATGAACGAAGCGTTCGCCTCTCAGTCCGTAGCCATCAAGAAGGAACTGGATTTTAATCCTGACATTTTAAATGTTAACGGAGGAGCTATTGCCTTAGGCCACCCTCTGGGATGTACGGGAACCAAACTGACGGTTCAGCTGCTGGATGAAATGAGAAAACGCGGAAACAAATACGGTTTGGTTACCATGTGCGTGGGAACAGGACAAGGTGCGGCCAGTGTTTTTGAACTATTATAA
- a CDS encoding DUF2490 domain-containing protein, whose product MKLFISLSLLFSITFFKAQEHISSFNALTITYKFHPKFFLYLEGQSRGIEEYTYPDYYEIKGGLGYNLTKNHKPFIGLGRYATYKEHAINREEFRVWLQDVIDFKKGIVKFENRFRAEKSWFYEPQTDKSSERMRYRYRLNISVPLNAKKIGPKTLFANVYDEIFIVSPNKPSFARNRIYGGLGYQIDEHFGVLGGYLLQREFEAKGNKNFHFVYLALNINIDDTNPPARTYHFPGAD is encoded by the coding sequence ATGAAATTATTTATAAGTTTAAGCCTGCTGTTTAGCATTACCTTTTTCAAAGCACAGGAACATATTTCCAGTTTTAATGCACTCACCATCACTTATAAATTTCATCCAAAATTTTTCCTTTATTTAGAAGGCCAGTCCAGAGGAATTGAAGAATATACGTATCCCGACTATTACGAGATAAAAGGAGGGTTGGGATATAATCTTACGAAAAACCACAAGCCTTTTATCGGGCTGGGAAGATATGCAACCTATAAAGAACATGCCATAAACCGGGAAGAGTTCAGGGTTTGGCTTCAGGATGTGATTGATTTTAAAAAAGGGATTGTAAAATTTGAAAACCGTTTCCGTGCAGAAAAGTCGTGGTTTTATGAACCGCAGACGGACAAAAGTTCAGAGAGAATGCGTTACCGGTACCGTCTGAATATTTCCGTTCCGCTAAATGCGAAAAAGATCGGCCCTAAAACCCTATTTGCTAATGTGTACGACGAAATTTTTATTGTTTCACCTAATAAACCTTCATTCGCACGAAACAGAATTTACGGCGGTTTAGGCTATCAGATCGATGAGCATTTCGGGGTTTTGGGGGGGTACCTTTTGCAGCGGGAGTTTGAAGCGAAAGGAAACAAAAACTTTCATTTTGTATACCTTGCTTTAAATATCAATATCGACGATACCAATCCTCCGGCAAGGACGTATCATTTCCCGGGTGCGGATTAA
- a CDS encoding acyl-CoA dehydrogenase family protein gives MGNIVKGGEFLIKEIPANEIFSLEELNEEQKMLRDSAKEFIDREVVPQKERFEKKDYTLTEEVMRKLGEMGMLGIAVPEEYGGLGMGFVTTMLACDYLSGVTGSLATAYGAHTGIGTLPIVLYGTEEQKQKYLPDLAAGTKFGAYCLTEPDAGSDANSGKTRAKLSEDGKYYIINGQKMWISNAGFADTFTLFAKIDDDKNITGFVINRSELENPESLTFGEEEHKLGIRASSTRQVFFNDMKIPVENLLGERNNGFKIALNALNVGRIKLAAACLDAQRRILNHSIQYSNERKQFGVSISTFGAIRKKIAEMATGVYVSEAGSYRAAKNIQDKIDELVAGGMDHQAAELKGVEEFAVECSILKVFVSDLAQHTADEGIQVYGGMGFSEDTPMEAAWRDSRISRIYEGTNEINRLLAVGMLIKRAMKGELDLLSPAMAIGKELMGIPSFEVPDYSAFMSEEKAIIANLKKVFLMVSGAALQKYMMDIEKQQHLLLNASEILNQIYMAESSVLRAEKHFAPESVEAAMAQLNLYKAVEKIITAAKEGIVSFAEGDEQRMMLSGLRRFTKYTNHPNVVALTEKIAAHYIDKGTY, from the coding sequence ATGGGAAATATAGTAAAAGGTGGCGAATTCCTGATCAAGGAAATTCCTGCAAATGAAATTTTCAGTCTTGAAGAACTGAATGAAGAACAGAAAATGCTTCGCGATTCTGCGAAGGAATTTATAGACCGGGAAGTGGTTCCGCAAAAAGAACGTTTTGAGAAAAAGGATTATACACTCACCGAGGAAGTGATGCGTAAGCTTGGAGAAATGGGAATGTTGGGAATTGCAGTTCCTGAAGAATACGGAGGTTTGGGAATGGGATTCGTAACAACCATGCTGGCCTGCGATTACCTTTCCGGAGTTACCGGTTCTTTGGCCACGGCTTACGGAGCACATACCGGAATTGGTACCCTGCCGATCGTACTTTACGGAACGGAAGAACAAAAACAAAAATATCTTCCGGACCTTGCAGCAGGAACCAAATTCGGGGCTTATTGCTTAACGGAGCCTGATGCAGGTTCTGATGCCAATTCAGGGAAAACCAGAGCCAAGTTGTCTGAGGATGGAAAATATTACATCATCAACGGACAGAAAATGTGGATTTCCAATGCAGGATTTGCCGATACTTTTACTTTATTTGCTAAAATCGACGATGACAAAAACATCACCGGTTTTGTCATCAACCGTTCCGAACTGGAAAATCCTGAAAGCCTGACTTTCGGTGAGGAAGAACATAAATTGGGAATCCGTGCATCTTCTACAAGACAGGTATTCTTTAATGATATGAAAATTCCTGTTGAAAATCTTTTAGGAGAAAGAAATAACGGTTTTAAAATCGCTTTAAATGCACTGAATGTCGGCCGTATCAAATTAGCGGCAGCCTGCCTTGATGCACAGAGAAGAATTTTAAACCATTCTATTCAATATTCAAACGAAAGAAAACAGTTTGGAGTTTCCATTTCTACTTTCGGGGCCATCAGAAAAAAAATTGCTGAAATGGCAACCGGCGTTTATGTAAGTGAAGCCGGATCATACAGAGCAGCCAAAAACATTCAGGATAAAATTGATGAATTGGTAGCAGGCGGAATGGATCACCAGGCCGCTGAGCTGAAAGGTGTAGAAGAATTCGCAGTGGAATGCTCTATTTTAAAAGTTTTTGTTTCTGACCTGGCTCAGCATACCGCTGACGAAGGAATCCAGGTATACGGAGGAATGGGATTCTCTGAGGATACCCCGATGGAAGCAGCATGGAGAGATTCAAGGATTTCAAGAATTTATGAAGGAACTAATGAAATCAACCGACTTCTTGCGGTAGGAATGCTGATCAAACGTGCCATGAAAGGTGAATTGGATCTGCTTTCTCCGGCAATGGCCATCGGCAAAGAGCTTATGGGAATTCCTTCTTTTGAAGTTCCGGACTACTCTGCTTTCATGAGTGAAGAAAAGGCCATTATTGCCAATCTGAAAAAAGTCTTCTTAATGGTGTCTGGAGCTGCACTTCAGAAATACATGATGGATATCGAAAAACAGCAGCACCTGTTGTTGAATGCTTCTGAAATCCTTAACCAGATTTATATGGCAGAATCTTCAGTTTTACGGGCAGAAAAACATTTCGCTCCGGAATCTGTGGAAGCAGCCATGGCTCAGCTGAACCTTTATAAAGCGGTTGAAAAGATCATTACTGCAGCAAAAGAAGGAATCGTATCCTTCGCAGAGGGTGATGAACAGAGAATGATGCTTTCAGGGCTCAGAAGATTTACCAAATACACGAATCATCCGAACGTAGTAGCACTAACGGAAAAAATTGCTGCCCACTATATCGATAAAGGTACGTATTAG
- a CDS encoding phosphohydrolase, producing MTKEELLNRAIKIADKAHKGQTDKYHAPYIAHVMRVMEYGKTLDEKIVGVLHDVVEDHPQEFSLDYLRAEGFPEYIIFAISCLTKFDPDEEYDDFVKRTERSPLAVAVKLNDLRDNMDLRRVNRELTPKDIKRFNKYLKAYHYLVDKY from the coding sequence ATGACAAAAGAAGAACTGCTCAACCGAGCGATAAAAATAGCGGACAAAGCACACAAAGGACAGACCGATAAATATCACGCTCCATATATTGCCCATGTCATGCGTGTAATGGAATACGGAAAGACCCTGGACGAAAAAATCGTCGGCGTGCTTCATGATGTCGTAGAAGATCATCCCCAGGAATTCAGCCTGGATTATCTCCGGGCCGAAGGCTTTCCCGAATACATCATTTTTGCCATCAGCTGCCTGACAAAATTCGACCCTGATGAAGAATATGACGATTTTGTAAAAAGAACCGAAAGATCACCGCTTGCCGTTGCCGTTAAGCTCAACGACCTGCGTGATAACATGGATCTCAGAAGGGTAAACCGCGAACTGACACCAAAAGATATTAAAAGATTCAACAAATATCTGAAAGCCTATCACTACTTGGTTGATAAGTATTAA
- a CDS encoding 3-hydroxyacyl-CoA dehydrogenase/enoyl-CoA hydratase family protein codes for MKRRIKHVTVLGSGIMGSGIAAHFANIGVQVSLLDIVPFELTEAEQKKGLTKDDKAVRNRIASENFEKLKKASPALLYSPKFAERITVGNFDDDLPKIKNTDWIIEVVVEKLDIKKSVYEKIEQFRKPGTLISSNTSGIPIHFLTEGRSEDFKQYFAGTHFFNPVRYLPLLEIIPTNNTLPEVIDFYMNYGAKFLGKTTVLAKDTPAFIANRIGVFSMMDLLHNVQKLGLTVSEVDKLTGPVIGRPKSATFRTADVVGLDTLVMVANGVRQSGAEANNFNDVFALPGYIQKMVDNKWLGSKTQQGFYKKVKSADGKSEIHGLNLDTLEYELQGKSSFPTLELTKNIDKPIDRFKVLIGGKDKAGELYRKSLGALFAYVSHKVPEISDEVYKIDDAMKAGFGWENGPFEIWDAVGVQKGIELAKDAGYEVSDWVKNVETFYKVNEDGQSIYVDKNSGGYNKIPGQDSFIILDNIRKNKTLWSNSGAAIEDLGDGIINFEIRSKMNSLGGEVLDGLNRAIDLAEKEYDGLVIGNQGTNFSVGANLAMILMMAIEQDWDDLNMAIAYFQKSMMRVRYSSIPVVVAPHGMTLGGGCEMTMHADRVVAAAETYIGLVETGVGVIPGGGGTKELTLRTSREFHKDDVKNNRLREAFMNIAMGKVATSAYEAYDMGILEHGKDIVSVDKRSQIMTAKMLAKSLAEHGYTQPIEQKVKVLGKDALGMFYVGTDQMLTGNYISEHDKKIADKLANVMVGGNLSEETVVTEQYLLNLERETFLQLCGERKTLERIQYMLQNGKPLRN; via the coding sequence ATGAAAAGAAGAATCAAACACGTGACCGTTCTTGGTTCAGGAATTATGGGAAGCGGTATTGCAGCGCACTTTGCCAATATTGGCGTACAGGTTTCGCTGTTGGACATCGTTCCTTTCGAACTGACTGAAGCGGAACAGAAAAAAGGTTTGACCAAAGATGATAAAGCGGTAAGAAACAGAATCGCTTCCGAAAACTTTGAAAAACTGAAGAAAGCAAGCCCAGCCCTGCTCTATTCTCCGAAATTTGCAGAACGGATAACGGTAGGAAACTTTGACGATGATTTACCTAAGATAAAAAATACAGACTGGATTATTGAGGTAGTAGTTGAAAAACTCGACATCAAAAAATCCGTTTACGAAAAAATAGAACAGTTCAGAAAACCGGGAACTTTGATTTCCTCCAATACTTCCGGAATTCCCATCCATTTTTTAACGGAAGGAAGAAGTGAAGACTTCAAGCAATATTTTGCAGGGACACACTTTTTTAATCCGGTACGTTACCTTCCACTGCTGGAAATTATCCCGACAAACAATACCCTTCCGGAAGTTATCGACTTTTATATGAATTACGGAGCCAAATTCCTTGGCAAAACAACCGTCCTGGCAAAAGATACCCCTGCGTTCATTGCCAACAGAATCGGGGTATTTTCGATGATGGATCTGTTGCACAATGTACAGAAACTCGGATTAACCGTTTCTGAAGTTGATAAATTAACCGGTCCTGTGATCGGCCGTCCGAAATCGGCTACATTTAGAACAGCCGATGTTGTTGGTCTTGATACCTTGGTAATGGTAGCCAACGGCGTTCGCCAGAGCGGTGCTGAGGCAAACAATTTTAACGACGTGTTTGCTCTTCCCGGTTATATCCAAAAAATGGTAGATAACAAATGGCTCGGTTCCAAAACACAGCAGGGCTTTTACAAAAAAGTAAAAAGTGCTGACGGAAAATCTGAAATCCACGGGTTAAATCTTGATACCCTGGAATATGAACTTCAGGGAAAATCTTCTTTCCCAACTCTGGAGCTGACCAAAAATATCGATAAACCGATTGACCGCTTCAAAGTATTAATCGGTGGAAAAGATAAAGCCGGAGAGCTTTACAGAAAATCATTGGGTGCCCTGTTCGCTTACGTTTCCCATAAAGTTCCTGAGATCTCGGATGAGGTTTACAAGATCGATGATGCCATGAAAGCCGGTTTCGGATGGGAAAACGGTCCCTTCGAAATCTGGGATGCCGTTGGCGTTCAGAAAGGTATTGAATTGGCTAAAGATGCGGGCTACGAAGTTTCCGACTGGGTAAAAAATGTAGAAACTTTCTACAAAGTAAATGAAGACGGACAGAGCATTTATGTGGATAAAAACTCAGGAGGATACAATAAGATTCCCGGCCAGGATTCTTTTATCATTTTAGATAATATCCGTAAAAACAAAACCCTTTGGAGCAACTCCGGGGCGGCCATTGAAGACCTTGGTGACGGAATCATCAACTTTGAAATCCGTTCTAAAATGAATTCTTTGGGTGGTGAGGTACTTGATGGATTGAACAGAGCCATTGATCTGGCCGAAAAAGAATACGACGGTCTGGTGATTGGAAATCAGGGAACCAACTTCTCTGTGGGAGCCAATTTGGCGATGATCTTAATGATGGCCATCGAACAGGACTGGGATGATCTGAATATGGCTATTGCTTATTTCCAGAAATCCATGATGAGGGTACGCTACTCTTCTATTCCTGTTGTTGTTGCTCCTCACGGAATGACTTTGGGCGGAGGCTGTGAAATGACGATGCACGCCGACCGCGTTGTCGCTGCTGCAGAAACTTACATTGGATTGGTTGAAACCGGAGTCGGTGTTATTCCAGGCGGTGGCGGTACCAAAGAACTTACTTTAAGGACTTCCAGGGAATTCCATAAAGATGATGTAAAAAACAATCGCCTCCGTGAAGCATTCATGAATATTGCCATGGGTAAAGTGGCCACTTCTGCTTACGAGGCTTACGATATGGGAATTCTTGAACATGGAAAAGACATTGTATCCGTAGATAAAAGAAGTCAGATCATGACCGCTAAAATGCTGGCGAAAAGCCTTGCTGAACACGGCTATACCCAGCCGATCGAACAGAAGGTAAAAGTATTGGGTAAAGATGCACTGGGAATGTTCTACGTAGGAACCGACCAGATGCTTACCGGAAACTATATTTCCGAACACGACAAGAAAATCGCCGATAAACTGGCCAATGTCATGGTCGGCGGAAATCTTTCCGAAGAGACTGTAGTCACTGAGCAGTATTTATTGAATCTCGAAAGAGAAACGTTCTTACAGCTTTGTGGCGAAAGAAAAACGTTGGAAAGAATCCAGTACATGTTACAGAATGGAAAACCGTTGAGAAACTAA
- a CDS encoding M48 family metallopeptidase, protein MLHANYFTAVIALGLISIGLVVFYFLIKFIFIKNTYSTRHLIEIDRKNQPELFTLIDEIIRETKISRPGKVFLSPEVNASVSYSSPFWSMFLPVKKNLTIGIGLVNTVTVGELKTVLAHEFGHFSQRSMKIGGYVNQAEKIIFDTVYNNKDFENSIKHGSGHWAFQMSGIISVGFISAFQYILKIFSDFLFKNNASLRREMEFHADAVATYVTNPKEQVSALLRMQLSNEAFNSSFVFFAESNNKFLPEDLFENQTLLLKVFSERNNYFFEHDLPKIDLEDINRYNTAKIKIEDQWSFHPEMDKRVEMILKNKTKNNPENSDPAKNIIRGYKEICRALTSKYLTLFEIKNVGETLEDNNKFLQLYNEKYPYRSTNSEFNGYYENHNPVLDDMDEIMNNIENSEKHDFFNDENVNLVYEKAGRDSDLSLLNHLIAHPKTIKTFSYNGRLYKSKDARLLIPRIKDESENLKKQLIENDIRIFSYFYSLADHHEKGILAGKYRMLASLDKEFDIFHNSLNNFIPHLQFMMVTLPMEEIRRYRALLLKNEKPFKDIIKHFIEESSYKNFLRIEDKQLLQKFINSEYIYFNNDRYIQKEVDSVFHIVNEYQVIINRIYTDCKEELLEYQKRLEKAS, encoded by the coding sequence ATGCTGCATGCAAATTATTTTACGGCTGTTATTGCTTTGGGACTGATAAGTATTGGACTCGTTGTATTTTATTTCCTGATTAAATTTATTTTCATAAAGAATACTTACAGCACGAGACATTTAATAGAGATCGACAGAAAGAATCAGCCTGAACTTTTTACGCTCATTGACGAAATTATCAGGGAAACCAAAATAAGTAGGCCCGGAAAAGTTTTTTTATCACCGGAAGTTAACGCGAGTGTAAGTTACAGTTCTCCTTTCTGGAGTATGTTTTTACCCGTTAAAAAAAATCTTACCATCGGAATTGGATTGGTAAATACGGTAACCGTGGGTGAACTCAAAACCGTTTTGGCCCATGAATTCGGGCACTTCTCACAGCGAAGCATGAAAATCGGAGGATATGTTAATCAGGCTGAAAAAATAATTTTTGATACGGTATACAACAATAAGGATTTTGAAAATTCTATCAAACATGGTTCCGGGCATTGGGCATTTCAGATGTCTGGAATTATTTCAGTGGGATTTATCAGCGCTTTTCAATATATTTTAAAGATTTTTTCAGATTTTCTGTTTAAAAACAATGCTTCTTTAAGACGGGAAATGGAATTTCACGCTGATGCAGTGGCCACTTATGTCACGAATCCCAAAGAGCAGGTTTCAGCATTATTAAGAATGCAGTTAAGTAATGAAGCCTTTAACAGTTCATTTGTATTCTTTGCAGAAAGCAACAATAAATTTTTACCTGAAGATTTATTTGAAAACCAAACCCTTCTTCTAAAAGTTTTCAGTGAGAGGAATAACTACTTTTTCGAACACGACCTTCCGAAGATTGATCTTGAAGACATAAACCGATATAACACGGCGAAAATAAAAATTGAAGATCAATGGTCATTTCATCCTGAAATGGATAAAAGAGTTGAAATGATCTTAAAAAACAAAACAAAGAATAATCCGGAGAACAGCGATCCGGCAAAAAATATAATCCGCGGATATAAGGAAATATGCAGGGCTTTAACAAGCAAATACCTAACCTTATTTGAGATTAAAAATGTTGGTGAAACCCTTGAGGACAATAATAAATTCCTACAGCTGTACAATGAAAAGTATCCTTACCGATCGACCAATTCAGAATTTAACGGGTATTATGAAAATCATAATCCTGTTCTTGACGATATGGATGAAATTATGAATAATATTGAAAATTCGGAAAAACACGATTTCTTCAATGATGAAAATGTAAATTTGGTATACGAAAAAGCTGGCAGGGATAGCGATTTGTCTTTATTGAATCACCTCATTGCACATCCTAAAACAATTAAAACTTTTAGCTACAACGGCAGATTATATAAATCTAAAGATGCCAGACTTTTAATTCCCAGAATTAAAGACGAATCTGAAAATCTGAAAAAGCAACTAATTGAAAATGATATCCGGATTTTCAGCTATTTTTACAGTCTGGCAGATCATCATGAAAAAGGAATCTTGGCAGGTAAATACAGAATGTTAGCTTCACTTGACAAGGAATTTGATATTTTTCATAATTCCCTCAATAATTTTATTCCCCATCTCCAGTTTATGATGGTGACCTTACCAATGGAAGAAATTCGCAGGTACAGAGCTCTCTTACTTAAAAATGAAAAACCTTTCAAAGATATTATCAAACATTTTATAGAAGAATCATCCTATAAAAACTTTTTAAGAATTGAAGATAAACAACTTCTTCAAAAGTTTATTAATTCAGAATATATCTATTTTAACAATGATAGGTATATTCAAAAGGAAGTAGATTCTGTTTTTCATATAGTAAACGAATATCAGGTGATCATCAACAGAATCTATACCGATTGTAAAGAAGAACTCCTTGAATATCAGAAAAGGTTGGAAAAAGCATCTTAA